The Roseomonas haemaphysalidis genome segment AATGGCCATTCACCCGGGGCGCGGTGCGCCAGCAAGGACAGGCAGCGGTTGAAGGCCCGCTTGTATACGGTGTTGGTTTTCATGCGCGTTTGGCCCGCTGCTCCCGCCGGCATTGAACAGCGGGCGCGCCGCGGCGTCCATGGCCGTTCTTTGTCCACGAAGAACTGATTGACAGGACCGGATCGCGTGGTCCTTTATGCTTAAGCCGACAAGAGCGACAAAGAGCAAGCGGAGAGGACGTGACCAGGATTCCCCCATCGTACCGCCACGTCTGCGCGGTTGGCGCCGCATGAGCGGACGCATCATCCAGTTCGGCACCAGCCGCTTCCTGCAGGCGCATGTCGATCTGTTCGTGCATGAGGCGCGCGAGCAGGGGCAGCAGGCCGGGCCGATCACTGTCGTGCAGGCATCGGGTTCAGCCGCGCGGGCCGGGCGCGTGGCCGCTTTCGGTGCGCCGGGTGGCTATCCGGTCATCATCCGCGGCATGCAGAGCGGCGTGCCGGTCGAGCGCCAGGTTTCCGTCACCAGCATTGATCGCGGTCTGTCCGCAATCCGCGACTGGGATACCCTGGTGCGCCTGTTTGTCGAGGACGCCAGCTACGTCGTGTCCAACATGGGTGACACGGGCTACGATATCGCCGAATCGGACCGCGGGCCGGCGCTGCTGTCCGGCACCGTTCCCGCCAGCTTTCCCGGCAAGCTGACCGCGCTGCTGCACCACCGCTGGAAGGCGGGTGGCCACATGTTGACGGTGTTGCCTTGCGAGCTGATCAATCGCAACGGCCATGTGTTGCAACAGGCTGTGCTGGATCTCGCGGCGGAGGCCGGTGCGGCCGATGCGTTCCTGACCTGGCTGCGGGACGGCGTGATCTGGGCGGACACGCTGGTGGACCGCATCGTGTCCGAGCCGCTGGAGCCGATTGGCGCCGTGGCGGAGCCTTACGCCATCTGGGTGATCGAGCGCCGCCCCGGGCTGGTGCCGCCCTGCCACCACCCCAGCATCGTGCTGGCCGACGATCTGCAACCCTTCGAGCGGCTGAAGCTGCATATCCTGAACCTGGGCCACACCGTGCTGGCCGATATCTGGCAGCGCGAAGCCCGCCCGGCGGGGGAAACAGTGCGCGAGATCCTGGCCGACCCCGCCATCCGCGCCCGCCTGGATGTGCTGTACGCCAACGAGGTGCTGCCCGGCTTCGCGGCGCGGGGCATGGCGGCCGAGGCCGCGCCCTATGTGGCGGCGACCATGGACCGCTTCCTGAACCCCTTCCTCGACCATCGCATCGCCGATATCGCGCAGAACCACCCGACCAAGGTGGCGCGCCGCATCGGCGCATTTCTGGAATGGTCCGGCCGCGCCGGTGCCAGCCCGGTGCTCGATGGCGTGGTGGCCGGCGCATGACCTACCAGTTCGATTTCTCCGCGCTCGTTCCCTACTGGTCGCTTTTTCTGGAAGGCGTCTGGCTGACGCTGCAGCTTTCGGCCGTATCCACCGTCCTCGGCTTTGTCGGCGGCGCGTTGTGCGCCATTGCCCGCGCCGATGGGCCGCCCTGGCTGCAACGCATCGTCGGCGGCTATGTCGAGGTGATCCGCAACACGCCGCTGCTGGTGCAGATCTTCCTGGTGTATTTCGGCATTGCCGTGCTGGGCATACGGATCGACGCGAACCTGGCCGCCGTGCTAGCGCTCGTCGTCAACGTGGTCGCCTACACCTGCGAGATCATGCGTGCGGGCATCGAGAGCATCCACAAGGCGCAGGTGGAAGCCGCCGATTGCCTGGGGCTGAACCGCCGCCAGACCTACTGGCACGTGATCCTGCGCCCGGCGATCGAGCGAGTCTATCCCGCGCTCGTCAGCCAGTATGTGCTGCTGATGCTGGCCTCCTCCATCACCTCGCAGATCTCGGCGGAGGAGCTGACGGCAGTGGCCAACCGCATCCAGTCCGACACCTTCCGCTCCTTCGAAACCTACATCGTGGTTGGCCTGCTCTACATCGCGCTGTCCTTTGTCGTGCGGGGTGCCTTCTGGGCGTTCGGCATGCTGGTCTTCACCCGCCGCCGCAAGCTCGGCACGGCGCTGTAAGGGGAGGGGAAAGCATGCCGACCTTTGGCCTCGGCCACGTCTGGTTCCTGATCATCGCCGCCGGGTGGACGCTGGCGCTTTCCGCCATCGCCTTTATCGGCGGCGGTCTCCTCGGCTTCGTCATCGCGCTGATGAAGGTGTCGGACAACAAGCTGCTGCGTGGCATCGCCTCGGCCTATGTGCAGATCGTGCAGGGCACGCCGCTGCTGATCCTGCTGTTCCTGATCTATTTCGGCGTGGCGATCCTGGGCTTCAACAACGTCCCCGCGCTGCTCGCGGCGGGTGCCGGCCTGACCATCTACGCCTCGGGGTTTCTTGGCGAGATCTGGCGCGGCTGCATCGAAAGCGTGCCGAAGACCCAGTGGGAGGCCGCCGAGTGCTTGGCGATGACCCGTTGGCAGCGCATGACCCGCGTCATCCTGCCGCAGGCGGCGCGCATCGCGACCGCGCCCACGGTCGGGTTCCTGGTGCAGATCGTCAAGAACACCTCGCTGGCGTCCGTGGTCGGCTTCGTCGAGCTGTCGCAGGCCGGCAAGCTGATCAACAACTCGACGTTCCAGCCCTTCATCGTCTTCATCACCGTCGCGGTGATCTACTTCCTCATCTGCTACCCGCTCTCGGTCTGGAGCCGTGGGCTGGAAAGGAGGCTCAATGTCGGCCGTCGTTAAGCTCAGCAACGTCCACAAGAGCTTCGGTCCGCTCAAGGTGCTGGACGGTGTGTCCTTCGAGGTCGCGCGCGGCGAGGTCGTTGCCGTGATCGGCCAGTCCGGCTCGGGCAAGTCCACCGCGCTGCGCTGCATCAACGCTCTGGAAACCATCGAGCAGGGCTCGATCGAGGTTTGCGGCCACCAGGTGGACAGCGACAAGCTGGACAAGCGCGCGCTGCGCCAGGACGTCGGCATCGTCTTCCAGAGCTACAACCTGTTTCCGCACCTGACCGCGGAGCAGAACATCATGCTGGCGCCGACCTGCGTGAAGAAGGTGGGCAAGAAGGAAGCGCGGGAGCTGGCGCATGGCGTGCTGGCGCAGGTGGGGCTGGCCGAGAAGGCCGACCACTACCCCGAGCAGCTTTCCGGCGGCCAGCAGCAGCGCGTGGCCATCGCCCGCTCGCTCGCCATGCAGCCCAAGGTGATGCTGTTCGACGAGGTGACCTCCGCGCTCGACCCGCAGCTGACGGGGGAAGTGCTGAAGGTGATGGAGGACCTGGCGCGCGGCGGCATGACCATGATCCTGGTGACGCATGAGATGGGCTTCGCGCGCAAGGTGGCGACCAACGTGATCTACATGCGGCAGGGCAAGGTCTGGGAAACGCTCCCTGGCCACGAGCTGACCAGTCCCCGGACTCCCGAGCTGCGCGATTTCATCGGCAGCGAACTCTAAAAACCAGAAGAGGAACACCAGAATGAACCGCAGGACCCTGTTCGGCGCCGGCGCCGGCCTGATCGCCGCCTCCACCCTCGGCCGCCCGGCCTTTGCCCAGGTGCCGGATGCCATCAAGACGCGCGGCAAGCTGATGGTCGCGCTCGACCTCGGCTCGCCGCCCTTCGGCATGACCGATGCCTCCATGCAGCCCACCGGTTCGGACGTCGAGGCCGCGCGGCTGCTGGCCGCCGACTGGAAGCTGCCGCTGGAGATCGTGCAGGTCACCAGCCCCAACCGCGTGCCGTTCCTGCTGACCGGCAAGGCCGACATGGTGATGGCCAGCTTCAGCGTGACCGACGAGCGCAAGCGCGTCATTGACTTCTCCAAGCCCTATGGCGTCATCCAGATCGTCGTCGCCGGCAAGAAGGGCGTGGCGCTGCCGGACTACGCGGCGCTGTCGGGCAAGCGCGTCGGCACCACCCGCGGCAGCTCCAACGACGCCGCCTTCACGGCACTGAACACCGGTGCGCAGATCGTGCGCTTCGACGACGACGCGACGCTGATCACCGCGCTGGTGTCCGGCCAGATCGACATCATGGCGACCTCGCCGCAGATCATGGCGACCGCCAACACCCGCGCCGGCAACAGCCCGTTCGAGGTCAAGATCGTGGTCCGCACCAATCCCTACGCGGTTGGCATCCGCAAGGGCGAGACGGCGCTGCAGACCGCGTTGAACGAATGGATCGACGCCAACATGGCGAACGGCAAGCTGCGCGAGATCTACAAGAAGTACAACGGCGTCGACCTGCCCGAGCAGATGCCGGCGTAATGCTTCCGGCCCGCCCTCCAGGCGGGCCGGCCCTTATCCGACTGACCGAGAGACATGACCATGAAGGTGCTGATCTGCGACGAACCCGGCAAGCTGTCGGTGATCGACCGCCCCGAGCCGAAGCCGGCCGCGGGGGAGGTGCTGGTGCGCATCAAGCGTGTCGGCATCTGCGGCACCGACTTCCATATCTTCGGTGGCAAGCACCCGTTCCTAGAATACCCGCGGGTGATGGGGCATGAGCTGTCCGGCACCATCGAGTCCGCGCCCGAAGGCAGCGGGCTGCGCGCCGGCCAGAACTGCTACATCGTGCCTTATCTGAGCTGCGGCCATTGCGTGGCCTGCCGCAAGGGCATCACCAACGCCTGCCAGAACATCAGCGTGCTCGGCGTCCACAAGGACGGCGGCATGGCGGAGCTGCTGTGCGTGCCCGCCGGCAACGTCATCCCGGTCGGCGACACGCCGCTGGAGGACGCGGCGATGATCGAGTTCCTGGCGATCGGCGCGCATGGCGTGAAGCGCGGCGGCATCGGCGCACAGGACCGCGTGCTGGTGGTGGGCTCCGGCCCCATCGGCATGTCGGCCATCATCTTCGCCAAGGCGCGCGGCGCGCATGTCACCGTCATGGACATGCGCGAGGACCGGCTGGCCTTCACGCAGGACCAGCTCGGCGCCGACGCGCTGCTGCTGGCCAATGCGGAGGCCGAGGCCAAGGCGGCTGCCGCCACCCAGGGCGACTTCTTCGATGCCGTGATCGACTGCACCGGCAACACCGCCGCCATGCAGCGCGGCTTCGGCTTCGTGGGCCATGGCGGGCGCTACGTGCTGGTGTCCGTGGTGCGGGAGAACATCACCTTTTCCGACCCCGAGTTCCACAAGCGCGAAACCACGCTCTTCGCCAGCCGCAACGCGCAGGCGGACGACTTCGCCGAGGTCGTGACACAGATGCAGGCGGGCCGCGTGCCGACCAAGGCGCTGAACACGCATCGCGGCCCGTTGACCTCCGGCCCCGAGCTGTTCCGCGAATGGGCGCGCCCCGAGGCCGGTGTCATCAAGGCCATTCTGGAAGTATGACCGCGCCCCGCACGCTGCGCCTGCACGATGCCGACAACGTCGTCGTCGCCATCGATGCCATTCCCGCCGGCACGATGCTGCCCTTCGGCCTGCTGGTGACGGAGCGGGTGCCCAAGGGGCACAAGCTCTCGACGGCCGGCATCGGGCAGGGGCAGCCGGTGCGGAAGTTCGGCCAGATCATTGGCTTCGCCGGGCGGGACATCCTGCCTGGTTCCTGGGTGCACGAGCACAACGTCGCCATCCAGGACTTCGAGCGGGACTATGCCTTCGCGCAGGAGGTGCGGGACGACCAGCACCTGCGCGACGGCGAGTTGCCGGCGCATTTCCAGGGCTTCCACCGCGCCGACGGCCGGGTGGGCACGCGCAACTACATCGGCATCCTGTCATCGGTGAACTGCTCGGCCACCGTGATCGACTTCATCGCCGATGAGATCGCCCGCTCGGGCATTCTGGCCGAATACCCGAACATCGACGGCGTGGTGCCTTTTACCCATGGCACCGGCTGCGGCATGGGCAGCAAGGGCGAGGAGTTCGACCTGCTGGCCCGCACCCAGTGGGGCTATGCCAGCCATCCCAACTTCGCCGCCGTGCTGGTGGTTGGGCTGGGCTGCGAGGTGTTCCAGATCCCGCGCCTGAAGGACGCCTATGGCATCGTGGAAGGCGAGCACTTCCAGAGCCTGACGATTCAGGAAAGCGGCGGCACGCGGCGGGCCATCGATATCGGCGTCGGCAAGATCCGCGAGATGCTGCCCTTCGCCAATCGCAGCGTCCGCAGCACCGCTCCCGCCTCGGCGCTGACGCTGGCGCTGCAATGCGGCGGCTCGGACGGCTATTCCGGGCTGACCGCCAATCCGGCGCTGGGCGCGGCCGCCGACCTGCTGGTACGCCAGAGCGGCACCGCCATCCTGTCCGAAACGCCGGAGATCTTCGGCGCCGAGCACCTGCTGACGCGGCGGGCGGAGAGCGTGGAGGTCGGCCGCAAGATCGTCGACCTGATCGCCTGGTGGAAGGACTATGCCGCGCGCGCCGGGGGGGAGCTGAACAACAACCCATCGCCGGGCAACAAGGCGGGCGGCCTGACCACCATCCTGGAGAAGTCCTTGGGCGCGGCCGCCAAGGGCGGCACCGCCACGTTGCGCGGCGTGTATCGTTATGCCGAGCGGATCGACCGCACCGGCTTCGTGTTCATGGATACGCCGGGATATGATCCGGTGGCCGCCACGGGGCAGGTGGCCGGCGGCGCCAACCTGCTGTGCTTCACCACCGGGCGCGGCTCCGCCTATGGCTGCAAGCCGACACCCTCGGTCAAGCTGGCGACCAACTCCGACCTTTACCGGCGGATGCAGGACGACATGGACATCGACTGCGGGGATATCCTCGACGGCGTGAGCGTTGCGCAGAAGGGCGAGGAGATCTTCGGCCGTCTGCTTTCCATCGCATCCGGCGAGCGGTCCAAGTCCGAACTGCTCGGCTATGGCCGCAATGAGTTCGTGCCCTGGCAGCTCGGCGCCACCATGTAGCTCAGCCGGGCAGGCAGCGGGTCACGTCGTCATGGCCGCGCGCCAGCATCGGCTTGGTGCCCTCGGGGCAGGCGGACTGCACGCGGCTGGCGGCCGGCAGGCCGCGGTCCCACCCCGGGGCGGGCAGTCCAAAGCCGGAACCGGCGGCCGTGCGGCGGCCCCCGGCGTTGCACCGGCCGGGGGCGCCGCGCACCGGCGCACCGCCATTCGGGCACAGCCAGCGCCGCAATTCCTCGATCTGCGCAGAGCTGGGGCGCCGGTACTCGGCAGCCAGCGTGGGCGTGGCGGCGAGCAGGAGCAGCATGATCAGGGCGGTGCCACGCATCATGGGCGGCATATGGCACGTGGGGCCCCGCGCCGTAACCCGTGACAGGAAACAGAATGTTGCGGGCCTTGAACCGCCCCTCAGTCATGGCAACATCACCCGCATGGATCAGCAGTTCCGTCAGCGCCCCGTCATCGACATGACCCCGGAGGGTGAGTTCCGCGGTCCACAGGCACGTCCCACCAGCTTCACGGACAAGGTCATGGCCCGCGTTGGCGGTGTCGCGGCGCTTGTCGCGCTGGTGGCGGGCGGCGTGGTGGTGGCGGGCATCGCCATCGCGTTCTTCGCGATCGCCTTGCCGATCGCGGTTCTTGCCGGCGCCGTCGCGTTCGGCAGCCTGTGGTGGCGCATGAAGCGAGCCGGGCGGCAAGGCCATGCCTTTTCGTCCATGATGCGGCGCTGAACCGGCCGCCACCCGCCTTCACGGTCGACCCGAGCCGGCTCTACGACGTCGGCGACCAGGGCGAGGTGCATGTCGCACCACTGGAACAGGAAACGCGCCCCTCCGGGCGCGTTTGGCGTTGGTGGATCGCTGCTGTCGCGCTCAATGCGGCCGGGGCCGCCAGCACCGTGCTGGCTTTCGTTCTGGGCGGCCGGCCGGCAGGTGCGGCCATGGGCCTCGTGATGATCGGCACCGCGCCCTTGCTGGGCGTGGCGCCGGCCCTGGTCTGGTCGCAGCGCCGCCGTCTGCACCAGCGGGTGGAGCGCCGGCCCGCCCGCTTTCGCTAGGCGCGGCCGCCGGAGCGCTGCCGGAAGGCCAGGGCCTCCGCCATGTGGGCGCGGGCGATCGTCGCCTCGCCCGCCAGATCGGCGATGGTCCGGGCCACGCGAAAGCACCGCGTGAAGCCACGGTTGGACAAGCCAAGCTGGGTCGCGGCCCGTTCCGCCAGGGCCAGGGTGTCCGGCGCCGCCGCCGCCGTCAGCCCGTCCAGCGTCGCCTCGGCATTGATGCCGCCGCGCTGGTGCTGCGCATGCCGCGCCGCCGCGACCCGTGCCGCCACCACCACGCTGGTTTCGCCCCGCGGCGCGCGCGCCAGTTCTCCCGGTGCGATGGGCGCCATGCCGATGGTCAGGTCCACTCGGTCCATCAGCGGGCCGGAGATGCGCTGCTGGTACTGCTCGCCGCAGCGGGGCGCCTGACCGCATTCGCGTGGGCCGTCGCCCAAATGGCCGCAGCGGCAGGGGTTCATCGCCGCCACCAGCTGGACGCGGGCGGGATAGGTGATGTGCGCCGCGGCCCGGCTGATGGAGCAGACGCCCGATTCCAAAGGTTGCCGCAAGGCTTCCAGCGCCGGGCGCGGGAATTCCGGCCATTCGTCCAGAAACAGCACCCCGCGATGCGCCAGGCTGATCTCGCCCGGCTTGGCCCCCGGCCCGCCGCCCACCAGCGCCGCCTGGCTTGCGGAATGGTGCGGGTCGCGGAATGGCGGGCGGGCGGAGATGCGGCCCTGTTCGATCAGTCCCGCCACGCTGCGGACCAGGCTCACCTCCAGCGCCTCCTGCGGCGTCAGGTCCGGCAGCAGTCCGGGCAGGCGGGCAGCCAGCATCGACTTCCCCGCGCCGGGCGGGCCGATCAGCAGGATGTTGTGCTGCCCGGCAGCGGCGATCTCGATAGCCCGCTTGGCGCTTTCCTGGCCCTTCACCTCGGACAGGCAGGGGCCGGTGGGGGGCTCCGACAGCAGGGCGGGGGGCTTGGGCGGGTCAAGCAGCTGCCGGCCGGTGAGGTGGGCGATGAATTGCCGCAGGTCGGCGGCGGCCAGGATCTCGATGTCGCCCGCCCAGGCGGCCTCGGCGCCCTGCGCACCGGGGCAGATCAGCCCCAGCCCCCGCGCGGCGGCCCCCAGTGCCGCGGGCAGGATGCCGGCGACGGGCCCGACGGTGCCATCCAGCGCCAGCTCGCCCAAGGCGGCGAAGCCGGCCAGTTCCTCGCGCGGCAGCACTTCCATCGCCGCCAGCACGGCCAGGGCGATGGGAAGGTCGAAATGCGAACCTTCTTTCTGGATGTTGGCGGGGGCGAGGTTCACCAGCACGCGCTTGGGCGGCAGGGCCAGCCCCAGCCCGGTCAGCGCGGCACGCACCCGCTCGCGGCTTTCCGCCACGGCCTTGTCCGGCAGACCGACCACCATGAAGGCGGGCAGGCCGGTGGAGATCTGCACCTGCACCTCGACCGGTACGGTTTCGATGCCGGAAAAGGCGAAGGTTGCCAAGCGCGCGATGGTCATGGGAAAGGGATCAACGCCCCCAGGCGGTCAGAAAGCGTTCCAGCAGCCCGCCGATCACCTCGACGTTGTAGCCGCCTTCCTGCACCAGCACGGTCGGCAGGTTGAGCGCCGCCAGCTTCTCCGCCGCGCGGGCGAAGCCATCGGCCGTGACGCCCAGAAAGCTCAATGGCTCGTGCTCCGAGGCATCGAAGCCCAGCGGGACCACCAGTGCATCGGGGCGGAAAAGCCGCACCCGCTGCAGCCCCGTGTCGATGGCGGCGAGCCAGGCGTCGTCCGCGCTGCCCTGGCGCAGGGGCAGGTTGGCGTTGCAGCCGGAGCCGTCCCCCGCGCCGGTTTCCCCGGCATGGCCGACATACCACGGATAATAGCCCGAAGGATCGCCGTGCACGGAGACGGTCAGGACATCGCCGCGGTCCCAGAAGATGCCCTGCGTGCCGTTGCCATGGTGCGCGTCGATGTCGAAGACCGCGACGCGGGCGGCGCCGGCGTCCCGCAGCCGCTGCGCGGCGAGGGCGCTGTTGTTGATGTAGCAATGCCCGCCCGCCCGCGCTGCATAGGCATGGTGGCCCGGCGGGCGGCACAATGCGTAGGCGGTGCCGCCCTGCGCCACCGCGTCGGCCGCGGCCAGCGCCGCGCCGGCGGCACCCGCGGCGGCTTCCCAGGTGCCGTCGCCTATGGGGCAGGCGGTGTCGGCCGTGTACCAGCCGACGCGGCCGATGATGGATTCGGGGCACACCGCCCCCTGGGCCAGCATCTCGGGTGTGGGATGCATGTTGGCGACAGCCTCGGGGCCCCGTTCCCGCAATCCGTTCCAGCCGCGCGAGGCGCTTTCCAGAAAATCGACGTAGCCGGCGTCATGCACCGCCAGCAGCGCCGCCCGCGTCGCGGCGGGCGGCTCGGCCGGTGGCAGGCCCAGCCGGTGCAGCGCGGACAGCAGCGCGCCCGCCCGCTCCGGCACCTCGAAGTTCGCGCGGACTTGGCCGCGCTGGAGAAAGAAGCGCGGCGTATGCCGCAGCTGGGCGGGGTGGGCGAAGCTCTGCATGGCCATGACGCTAAGATGAAGGGGCGGGCTTGTCGATCCGGTGCAACGAAGGCTAGCGTTCGGGCCAGGGGATTTTTCCAACGGAGACCGACGTATGTCCATGTCGCGACGCGGCCTGATGGCTGGCGCTGCCGCCTTGCCGGTGCTCTGGCGGATCGAGGATGCCATCGCCCAGGGCGTGCAGCCCAGGCGCGGCGGCACGCTGAACAGCATCGTCAAT includes the following:
- a CDS encoding mannitol dehydrogenase family protein; the encoded protein is MSGRIIQFGTSRFLQAHVDLFVHEAREQGQQAGPITVVQASGSAARAGRVAAFGAPGGYPVIIRGMQSGVPVERQVSVTSIDRGLSAIRDWDTLVRLFVEDASYVVSNMGDTGYDIAESDRGPALLSGTVPASFPGKLTALLHHRWKAGGHMLTVLPCELINRNGHVLQQAVLDLAAEAGAADAFLTWLRDGVIWADTLVDRIVSEPLEPIGAVAEPYAIWVIERRPGLVPPCHHPSIVLADDLQPFERLKLHILNLGHTVLADIWQREARPAGETVREILADPAIRARLDVLYANEVLPGFAARGMAAEAAPYVAATMDRFLNPFLDHRIADIAQNHPTKVARRIGAFLEWSGRAGASPVLDGVVAGA
- a CDS encoding UxaA family hydrolase; protein product: MTAPRTLRLHDADNVVVAIDAIPAGTMLPFGLLVTERVPKGHKLSTAGIGQGQPVRKFGQIIGFAGRDILPGSWVHEHNVAIQDFERDYAFAQEVRDDQHLRDGELPAHFQGFHRADGRVGTRNYIGILSSVNCSATVIDFIADEIARSGILAEYPNIDGVVPFTHGTGCGMGSKGEEFDLLARTQWGYASHPNFAAVLVVGLGCEVFQIPRLKDAYGIVEGEHFQSLTIQESGGTRRAIDIGVGKIREMLPFANRSVRSTAPASALTLALQCGGSDGYSGLTANPALGAAADLLVRQSGTAILSETPEIFGAEHLLTRRAESVEVGRKIVDLIAWWKDYAARAGGELNNNPSPGNKAGGLTTILEKSLGAAAKGGTATLRGVYRYAERIDRTGFVFMDTPGYDPVAATGQVAGGANLLCFTTGRGSAYGCKPTPSVKLATNSDLYRRMQDDMDIDCGDILDGVSVAQKGEEIFGRLLSIASGERSKSELLGYGRNEFVPWQLGATM
- a CDS encoding amino acid ABC transporter permease — protein: MTYQFDFSALVPYWSLFLEGVWLTLQLSAVSTVLGFVGGALCAIARADGPPWLQRIVGGYVEVIRNTPLLVQIFLVYFGIAVLGIRIDANLAAVLALVVNVVAYTCEIMRAGIESIHKAQVEAADCLGLNRRQTYWHVILRPAIERVYPALVSQYVLLMLASSITSQISAEELTAVANRIQSDTFRSFETYIVVGLLYIALSFVVRGAFWAFGMLVFTRRRKLGTAL
- a CDS encoding amino acid ABC transporter ATP-binding protein, with product MSAVVKLSNVHKSFGPLKVLDGVSFEVARGEVVAVIGQSGSGKSTALRCINALETIEQGSIEVCGHQVDSDKLDKRALRQDVGIVFQSYNLFPHLTAEQNIMLAPTCVKKVGKKEARELAHGVLAQVGLAEKADHYPEQLSGGQQQRVAIARSLAMQPKVMLFDEVTSALDPQLTGEVLKVMEDLARGGMTMILVTHEMGFARKVATNVIYMRQGKVWETLPGHELTSPRTPELRDFIGSEL
- a CDS encoding amino acid ABC transporter permease, which translates into the protein MPTFGLGHVWFLIIAAGWTLALSAIAFIGGGLLGFVIALMKVSDNKLLRGIASAYVQIVQGTPLLILLFLIYFGVAILGFNNVPALLAAGAGLTIYASGFLGEIWRGCIESVPKTQWEAAECLAMTRWQRMTRVILPQAARIATAPTVGFLVQIVKNTSLASVVGFVELSQAGKLINNSTFQPFIVFITVAVIYFLICYPLSVWSRGLERRLNVGRR
- a CDS encoding YifB family Mg chelatase-like AAA ATPase; the protein is MTIARLATFAFSGIETVPVEVQVQISTGLPAFMVVGLPDKAVAESRERVRAALTGLGLALPPKRVLVNLAPANIQKEGSHFDLPIALAVLAAMEVLPREELAGFAALGELALDGTVGPVAGILPAALGAAARGLGLICPGAQGAEAAWAGDIEILAAADLRQFIAHLTGRQLLDPPKPPALLSEPPTGPCLSEVKGQESAKRAIEIAAAGQHNILLIGPPGAGKSMLAARLPGLLPDLTPQEALEVSLVRSVAGLIEQGRISARPPFRDPHHSASQAALVGGGPGAKPGEISLAHRGVLFLDEWPEFPRPALEALRQPLESGVCSISRAAAHITYPARVQLVAAMNPCRCGHLGDGPRECGQAPRCGEQYQQRISGPLMDRVDLTIGMAPIAPGELARAPRGETSVVVAARVAAARHAQHQRGGINAEATLDGLTAAAAPDTLALAERAATQLGLSNRGFTRCFRVARTIADLAGEATIARAHMAEALAFRQRSGGRA
- a CDS encoding transporter substrate-binding domain-containing protein; its protein translation is MNRRTLFGAGAGLIAASTLGRPAFAQVPDAIKTRGKLMVALDLGSPPFGMTDASMQPTGSDVEAARLLAADWKLPLEIVQVTSPNRVPFLLTGKADMVMASFSVTDERKRVIDFSKPYGVIQIVVAGKKGVALPDYAALSGKRVGTTRGSSNDAAFTALNTGAQIVRFDDDATLITALVSGQIDIMATSPQIMATANTRAGNSPFEVKIVVRTNPYAVGIRKGETALQTALNEWIDANMANGKLREIYKKYNGVDLPEQMPA
- a CDS encoding histone deacetylase family protein, whose protein sequence is MAMQSFAHPAQLRHTPRFFLQRGQVRANFEVPERAGALLSALHRLGLPPAEPPAATRAALLAVHDAGYVDFLESASRGWNGLRERGPEAVANMHPTPEMLAQGAVCPESIIGRVGWYTADTACPIGDGTWEAAAGAAGAALAAADAVAQGGTAYALCRPPGHHAYAARAGGHCYINNSALAAQRLRDAGAARVAVFDIDAHHGNGTQGIFWDRGDVLTVSVHGDPSGYYPWYVGHAGETGAGDGSGCNANLPLRQGSADDAWLAAIDTGLQRVRLFRPDALVVPLGFDASEHEPLSFLGVTADGFARAAEKLAALNLPTVLVQEGGYNVEVIGGLLERFLTAWGR
- a CDS encoding zinc-binding alcohol dehydrogenase family protein — its product is MTMKVLICDEPGKLSVIDRPEPKPAAGEVLVRIKRVGICGTDFHIFGGKHPFLEYPRVMGHELSGTIESAPEGSGLRAGQNCYIVPYLSCGHCVACRKGITNACQNISVLGVHKDGGMAELLCVPAGNVIPVGDTPLEDAAMIEFLAIGAHGVKRGGIGAQDRVLVVGSGPIGMSAIIFAKARGAHVTVMDMREDRLAFTQDQLGADALLLANAEAEAKAAAATQGDFFDAVIDCTGNTAAMQRGFGFVGHGGRYVLVSVVRENITFSDPEFHKRETTLFASRNAQADDFAEVVTQMQAGRVPTKALNTHRGPLTSGPELFREWARPEAGVIKAILEV